In Acidobacteriota bacterium, the genomic window ACGTCCAGCTTTTTATGTAGCCACCACTCGGATGTTTCCTTCTCGGACCTTCGTGTGAGGTGTCGCGCGCGAAATTCCCCGGCCGGTGTGCGAATCGATTCGTCACCCTTTGCTTCACAATTGACCGTGGCCAGCGTGCCCAGCGCCTTATCAAACTCTAGCGGAGTGGCATAACTGGAAATCTGATAGCGATCTCCGTCCTGCGGCTGCACGAAGCCTTGCGCAGCGATTGACGGCGATGAGAGGAAGAACCGCTGCGGGACTTCAAGCGTTTGCGATATCACTCCGGAAACGCTCCCTCGCATGCGAGCCGTCATGGTTTTGCCGTCGACGTTGAATCGGGTGCGGGTTCGGTCATCTCCCTGGAGCTTTGTTATTTCAGCGAACGAGAGCCGGCGTTTTGCGTCCACGCGGTGGAAGACCTCAGTCGTCAGCTCGCCCATGGTTATCCGGCTGTGAACGAGGTAGCCGCCCTCTGAGGTGCTGAACAACTCCCACTGTTCGGCGCCGATTTGCTTGCCGTCGCGATCACGATATGAATAAGCGCCGCTAGCTATCTTTGGTCCGTGCTCCGATCGCCCGTTGTTGACCGGGTGCTTTCCGCTGAGTATCGCGGCAAGATCTTCTTCCATTGTCCCCGCCGCCGGGGTCTCGACTATGCGATCGAGCTCGCGCCCTCCGCGTTCGACAATCACGGTAGGAACGTTAGTGATGCGGCGGGGCTGAACGGTATCAACCGGTTCGCGGAACTGATTGTCTATGCCGATGAGCTTGACTTGAATCTTGTCATTAGCGGCGGCGCCCAGTGCCTTGATCAATCTGGGAATGTAGTTCTTGCTGTCCGGGCACCACGTGCCCAGCGCAACCGTGACGGTCGTGTCCTTGTCATTGGATTTGATCGCGGCGACTGCTAGAGCGTTGGGCTCATAGTTTTTCATAACCGAGCGCCAAACCGGGACAGTCTCCCAGAGCTTGTCCATGGTCAGCTCGCCCGTAGCTCCTGGATGCGCGCGAATCAGCACCGGCTTTCCGTCCACGACAAAGAAATAGATGGGCCCATCCACGCGGGTGAATTTGCCAACAGCCTTGATCGCGCCGGCTGCTTCAGACGTGGCAGTCGTGCGGTCGGCTCCGAACTGAAAGAGGTCCTTCGACATAGTGCCGACCGTATGCGCGGCCACGTCCAGCACGATCGCGGACTCGAGTTTTGGCGAGAGCAGAGCAAGCCGCGAAGGCGAATCGCTCGTTAGAACCTGAGCGCCTCGATCGAGCTCATTGTCGACGTAAACATCGCGCGTGGTATCGGTCCAGTTGAGCGCGGGGACATTACCGGTTTGTGCTGAGCCTACAGCGATGCTGGCTACGAAGAACAGCGCGAGAATGATCTTGACTCTCATTTGTCGCTCGCTTTCAGAGTGTATTCGGTTTGGCGCCAGAATTATCTCACGATATGTGTCATCAGTCTTGCGCCGCTTCAAGAAGGGGTCCCCAAGTCCATATTGACTGCGCCGCCTTTGAGTGAGAAGTGCACTGACGCTGACAGCGGCGGCGCTTTGGCTGCGGCCGAGGCTGGATCGCTTTTTGAAAATGGACCGTCTCGACTGCGAAGCAAAAGCGGCGGCGTAGATGTCGCCCGAGTGAAATGTAGCGAGGTGCCGCCGCAGTCCCAATGGACTGCGCTTCGGAGTTTCAACTGCTGAAATGGAAAAACACATCTTCGAACGGCGCGTCGCTCATTCCGGCGGCGGCTCGAAGCGCCGACGGAGAGTCTTCGGCAACCAATACGCCGGTTCTCATTATGCCTACGCGGCTGCTGATTCGTTCCACAAAACTCATGACATGTGACGCAACCAATACGGCGCGTCCGGCGCGGCGCTCGTCTTCGATGCGAAACCTCAGCTTGCGCATCATCTCGACGTCCAATCCATTGAGTGGCTCATCCAATATGAGCAACTCGGCGGCGCCGAGCATCGCGGCCGCGAGCCCGAGCTTCTTCCGCATGCCCAGCGAATATCCCCCCACGAGTTTGTTCCGAGCCGGGTCTAGTTCGAAAAAATTCAGCTCTTCCGGGATCCTCGTCGAGGCGGCATCCTTCAACCCTGCAACCAGCTCCAGGTACTCTCTTCCCGTCAGGTGTTCATACAGGATCAGCTCTTCGGGCAGATAGCCCAGATGCTTTCTCGTTGAGGGCGCGCGATGCGAGATGTCTTCACCGCAGACCAACACCCGCCCCGCGTCCGGCTCGGTGATTCCGACAAGCATCCTCAGAAGAGTCGATTTCCCCGCACCGTTGGCCCCGACAAGCGCGTAAACCTCACCGCGCAGTATCGACAGGCTCACGTTGTCGACCGCAACAACATCGCCATAACGCTTGGTCACGCCTTCGACTGCTACGAGCGTATCGCTCACTCGGCCTCCGTGATCAGGTAGTAGCGCGCTCGCTGGCGCCCTCGCGCAAGGAGAGAGTGCATCACCTGCGGATAAGCCACAAGACCGACGGGCCACAGCATTGCGGCCAGCAGTCCCAACGCCAATGCGAGCGAGCCAAGCACGATGATCGCCAGATCCGGCCGAGTTGGCATCTCAAAAGACAGCGCGCCAATCAGCGAGCTTACCAGCCACCACAACCAGAGACATTCAGCAAGGAGCGGGAGCGCGTAGAACATCGGGACATTTCCAGTGAGGATGCCTGCACACCAAATCATGAGCGGCGCGGGTGTTGTAACAAACCGCGCATAGCAGATTTTCGCTTGCAAGAGGTCGAGACCCGTCGTTCCGGCTGCGCGTTCAAGCCACATGTGCGG contains:
- a CDS encoding thioredoxin family protein; the encoded protein is MRVKIILALFFVASIAVGSAQTGNVPALNWTDTTRDVYVDNELDRGAQVLTSDSPSRLALLSPKLESAIVLDVAAHTVGTMSKDLFQFGADRTTATSEAAGAIKAVGKFTRVDGPIYFFVVDGKPVLIRAHPGATGELTMDKLWETVPVWRSVMKNYEPNALAVAAIKSNDKDTTVTVALGTWCPDSKNYIPRLIKALGAAANDKIQVKLIGIDNQFREPVDTVQPRRITNVPTVIVERGGRELDRIVETPAAGTMEEDLAAILSGKHPVNNGRSEHGPKIASGAYSYRDRDGKQIGAEQWELFSTSEGGYLVHSRITMGELTTEVFHRVDAKRRLSFAEITKLQGDDRTRTRFNVDGKTMTARMRGSVSGVISQTLEVPQRFFLSSPSIAAQGFVQPQDGDRYQISSYATPLEFDKALGTLATVNCEAKGDESIRTPAGEFRARHLTRRSEKETSEWWLHKKLDVPVKGQSSGVEFVLTSLELFSNR
- a CDS encoding ABC transporter ATP-binding protein, encoding MSDTLVAVEGVTKRYGDVVAVDNVSLSILRGEVYALVGANGAGKSTLLRMLVGITEPDAGRVLVCGEDISHRAPSTRKHLGYLPEELILYEHLTGREYLELVAGLKDAASTRIPEELNFFELDPARNKLVGGYSLGMRKKLGLAAAMLGAAELLILDEPLNGLDVEMMRKLRFRIEDERRAGRAVLVASHVMSFVERISSRVGIMRTGVLVAEDSPSALRAAAGMSDAPFEDVFFHFSS